The DNA sequence CTTCAAATATTGGAAAATCATAGGGTTGCCCCATAATACCTATCCATTCGATACTTTCTGCTTTGTCGGCAGAAATTAAAGTCCATGCAAGTAAAGGTTTTCCTTTTAACTCTAACAATAGTTTATTACGAGAACTCCCCATTCTTTTTCCCATTCCCGCCGCCGGAATTAATAAATACATTATTTTTATACTTTGTTTTTATTGTCTATGGAACAATAGTATATTTTATGGGAATCTCAGATGATCAGTCGATAGATTTTTAAAACTTTGTGATCATTAATGGTTGACAATAAGTATTTTAAATTCATGATTGATAACTAAAAGTTGACAAACCAAACCATATCATTTTATTTAGAATCGAAAAAACAAAAACAATTAAGGGAAGCCAAAAATCTGCCACCTGAAACCTCCCTCTTGCCCAACCACTGACCCTTATTAAGGAAGTGTAGCCGCCCCAAAGGTTGCATTGAATTGACGACACCAAATGGCTACGGATTTATAATTTTCTAAATTTATCTCAGAAGGAATTTTATAACGTTGTTTACCTTTAACTTTTTTGAGAGGTTCTAAAGTAACATAATCACCTTCTTTAATACTGTGTGTTGGTGCCTTGGTTGTACCGATTACATCTTTATTCTTGTGTAAAATGACGAAAAGATCGGGTCCTGAATCGGTTTTAAAATCTTCTCCAAATTCAATATATTCGTTTTCTCCTTCTTTTACAACAGATACACTACCACTGGTGGGATGTTCTCCAGAAACAAACATTGGCATTTTCATCCCTATTAATTGCCCAGAAGTCTCAATTTGACCCGATAATGGTTGTGTTGGTTTAATCATGGCACAAACATCTGGCAACATCACCGCCACAATTGCAGGAACAACTGAAAAGACAATAATCGCAGTACGTTTCATTTTTCTTACTCCCTTATTATGAAATTCTGCTTTTTCTGATCAAGAATATTTTTCCCCATGTTAGTAGTAATCTCACGAAATTTAACTAACTACGAGAAAATAATCAATTTTAATGCCCCTAAACAGTCAATGAATAAAATTACTCAGATTGTTTCAATTTTATAGTGCCTAGATAAATAAGTAATCAAATGTAAACTTACATAGCTACTAACGCCATAACTTATTCTCTAACTCTCTAACTTGACGCTCAAGGCGATCGATTCTTCCCCTTAATTCATCTACTTCCGACTGACGAGATACTCCTAAATCCTGTAAAACATTGCGAATTTGTCTTTCCATTTGGGCTTGTAAGTTGCCTTGATCTGACTGAATTTGTTTCATAATATCATCAACCATGTTTTTTGCTTGATCAGGGTTGATTTTTCCTTCTTTAACCCATTGTTCGCTTACTTCTTTAATTTTTTCAGCGGCTAGGGATGTAGTACCAACACCTATCATTAATATTTGTTTTAACCAATCGTTATTTTCCATAATTAAACGAAATATTTATTAGTATCTATTTTTATCATAAGCCAGTCTTGATTTAAAAAGGTAAGGTATTTTCACCACCTTAGCAATGAAAAGAATATCAAAATCAGGCGCAAATCTGATTATAATTAAATTGCATAACAGTTTCCCTTGGACTATTTTAATTATTTTTAATTATTGAGATAGAGATAACAATGATTGCTACTGCAAACCTATCGGACAATAATGACACACAAAACCTTGCTGTGGTTGAAACCTATAAGTTAAGCAAGGTATATGTAACAGGTTTTTGGATGAATAAAAAAGTACCTTCTCTCAATGATTGTACTCTCAAGGTTTATAAGGGAGAAACCTTTGGTTTATTAGGTCCTAATGGTGCGGGAAAGACGACTCTTTTAAAAACTCTTTTAGGGATTATTAGACCAACTTCTGGTAAAGCATTATTATTAGGTAAACCCCTTGGAGATAGACAGGTAAAGCAAAGATTAGGTTATCTCCCAGAAAATGCTTACTATTATGATTTTCTGACTGCGTGGGAATTTCTTAGTTTTATCGCCGATTTATTTAAAATTCCTAAATCACAACAAAAGCAGAAAATTTTACAATTATTGGATTTGGTAGGATTAGCCAAACAAACAGCCCAGAAAAAACAATTAAGACAGTATTCTAAAGGAATGATGCAAAGGGTAGGTATGGCTCAAGCCTTAATTAATGATCCTGAAATAGTCTTTTTTGATGAGCCAATGTCTGGTTTAGATCCTTTAGGACGTTATCAGGTTAGGCAAATTATACTCTCTTTAAAAGAACAGGGTAAAACTATTTTTTTCAATTCCCATGTTTTATCTGATGTGGAAAAAATATGCGATCGCATCGCCATCTTAGCAAGAGGGGAATTACTGAAAGTAGGTTCTTTAGACGAAATTTTAGGCACGAAAAAAAGCTATCATGTTGTCCTTAAACAAGGAGAAAATAACATCGACTGGAATCAATGGCTAACCCACATCAAACAGGAAAATAATTTTATATCGGGAGAATTAACAGGTAATCAACAAGAATTTATCCATTATGTTAAAAGTATTTCCGCCGAGTTAATATCCATGAATCTAAGCCGTGACTCCTTGGAAGAATATTTTATTCGTATCTTAGAAGAAAAAGGAATTACCTCTAGTCAATAAGAGAGAGAAATCCTAATTTTTCCTACTTATTTTCCATCTGCTTAAGTATTTCATCGCTCTTTTTATTATTGTATTTATTATTTTGTAAAATATCCTCATTAAAAGAACCAACTAGCACACTATTAATTGTGCTTCTGGTGTTGTAACTCCACTGGTTTAAAGGGGAAGGCAAAAATTTGTCTCCGTAAGCGATAAAAACAATAATATATACAGGGAAGAACTTGACTAATCGTATAGCCATTCCTCCTAGTAAACTGCCAAAACCATTGAAGAATTTGAGATTTAGACCAATTTTCATAATCATTATCTTGGACTGATGAAACGAATTTATATGTCTTCACCTAAGATAACAAAAATTTTGACAACTCCCACCGTTAACCTTGCGATGTAACGAGGGATTCTTCCTTCCCCGAACGATGCCTTACAAAAGCAGTACCTTTGCTCGGTCTTACTCTTTCTCCAGAAGCTGAAGCGATATGCCCTACCGCCAAAATTCGTAAACCTTCATCTCTGATATTTTTCGCCGCATTCACGTCCCTGTCATGTATTGTTCCACATTTAGGACATTGCCAACTACGAATATCCAAACTTAAGTTATCTACTTGATGTAAGCAGTGATTACAGGTTTTGGAACTAGGAAAGAATCTATCCACTTCGATGTAATATTTCCCTTCCCATTCTGCTTTATATTTCAGCATAGTGCAGAATTGCCCCCAACCACAATCACTAATTGATTTAGCTAACTTGTGGTTTCCTACGATGTTTTTTACCGCCAGATTCTCAACACATACGACTTGGTTTTCGTCCACTAATTTACGACTTAGTTTATGTAAAAAATCTTCTCTACATCTAGTTATTTTTTCATGTACTTTAGCAACTGCCTTTCTTGCTTTATTGCGGTTATTAGAACCTTTCTGTTTCTTAGCTAATCGTTTTTGTTTTTTAGCTAATTTCTGCTCGTATTTACGGTAATGATTAGGATTACCATATTTGCTACCATCACTGGTAATGGCAAAATCTTTTACTCCCAAATCAATACCCACTGCTTTACCTTCTGAGTTTTGCTCTGGTAAGTCTTGCCCATCATCATAGAGACAAGAAGCAAAATACTTCCCCGATGAAGTCATGGATACCGTAACCGATTTTAGTTTACCGACTGGCAAACGAGATACCTTACAGTAAACTTTTTTTAATTTAGGTAAAGTCAAGTAATCACCGTCAAGTTTAATTCCTTGTGGGAATCGAACTGATTGCTTATTGCCTTTTTTCTTGAATTTAGGAATTGAGCATCGTTTCTCAAAGAAATTTAGGAAAGCACTGCTTAAATCTAAAGCTACTTGCTGTAAAGTCTGAGATGGAGCTTCCGTTAGCCATTCATTCTCTTTCTTTAACTCAGGTAGTTTATTAATGATTTCATTACGACTTAACCCTTTACCTGTTGCTTTGTAAGTTTCATTAGTTAAATTTAAGCTATGGTTATAGAACCAACGACAGCAACCAAAAGTCTTAGCGAGTAAGAGTTTTTGCTCATCAGTAGGATAGATTCTATATTTGTATGCTTTTAACATTTAACTATTTAATTTACTTACCTGATTATCTTAACATATATCTTGGGGAATGGTAAGGAATTGCTGTCGCAATGCTTTATTTGTGGGCTCGCTTACATGAGGGGCTGTGGGTATTTTTTAGTTGAGAAATTAAACGGGAGTCTTACGCTCACATTTCAAGATAATTTACTTTTCTTTGTCTCGATATAATTTTTAAATCTTTCCAAGTCCGCCTTCAAAGTAGATTCTACTACTTGCCCCAGAAAAAGATTATCCATTAATTTGCCGATGATACCAGGTATAGCATAAGCCACCGTCAAACGAACAATACTATTATTAGAATGGCGATCATAAAAACGCACTGCCCCCCGATTAGGTAAACCATCAACGGATTCCCATTGAATAATTTGATTTTTCTCTAATTTAACGATGCGAGATAACCAACTAAATTCAAACCCACCACTAGCTAATCGCCAACGAGACAAGTCAGGATCATCAGCTAAAATATGAACAGAATCAATCCATTTCATCCATTGGGGCATCTGTTCCAAATCAGACCATAAACTCCAAACCAAGTCAATAGGGGCGTTTACTTCTATTTGTACACTATGTTCGAGCCAATTTGTCATCGAAAATTTTGATCACTTAGTTTTACCAGAATTACTCAATCATAACAATAACCAGTAATTGATCGGTAACTTAACCGAAAAAATCCGCTAGAATTATGAATTATCAGTTAACAATTAAGAATAAAGAATGAATAGTAATAGTCCGTAAAGGAATTATTTAATTACCGATTACTAATCATTAATTACTAATTAATTTTATCTGATCTGTTAATACCCTAACTGCCCATCACTAACCGCTCTTCTTGCTTTTCTCATACCCCAAATTTATTAATCATTATCTACTTTTACCTAAAAAGGCAGAGAGGGAAAAGTTATATTTATTGAAATTTTAAAATAATCACTTTATTTCTTCTTTTTATCAACTCTAATATGAACTCAATTAAACTCGATTTTAATACTATTTTCCCTTATCAATTGGATGAATTTCAACAGGAAGCTATTAGCTATTTAGACGAAAATAAGTCTGTTGTCGTCACTGCCCCTACGGGTTCAGGAAAAACCATGATAGGAGAATATGCGATTTATCGAGCTTTAACTAATGGTAAAAGAGTTTTTTATACGACTCCTTTAAAAGCCCTTTCTAATCAGAAATTTAGAGATTTTCAGGATAAATTTGGACAGACTTGGCTAGAAAATTCAGGAGTTTATGCAGAAATTGGTTTAATTACTGGGGATACGATTATTAATCCTAATGCACCAGTGGTTATTATGACCACAGAAATTTTCCGTAATATGCTTTACAGTACCCCCATTGGAGAGGTAGGGACTTCTGTGCAGGATGTGCAAACAGTAGTGTTGGATGAATGTCATTATATCAGTGATATGTCTAGGGGAACTGTATGGGAAGAATCAATTATTTACTGCCCTTCTCATATTCAATTAGTAGCATTGTCAGCAACTATTGGTAATCCTGAAGATTTATGTCGATGGATAAATAGTGTGCGTAAAGCGAATTTACAACAAGGAAAAATCAGTGAGTGTGTTTTAGTAAATTCTGATTTTCGTCCTGTACCTCTTAAGTTTTATTTTAGTCATAGTCGGGGTTTATTTCCTCTTTTCAGTGAAAAAAATTCTCAAAATCTTAAGTTAAATTCCCAATTAAAAAGGTTATTAGCTACTAATAAAAGAGGTAGATTTAGTCAAAGGGATTGTCCTAGTATTAAAACGATTGTGCAACAATTAAGTAATAATAATATGCTCCCGGCTATCTATATAATTTTTAGTCGTAGGGGTTGTGATCAAGCCGTAGAATCTCTTAGTTATCTAAATTTAGTTACAGTAGAAGAAAGTAGAAAAATATTGCTTTATTTGCTTTATTTTCTCATGATAGAAAATTTAGAACTACAGGCTAAGATTATTGAATTTGCTAAAAAAGAACATGAAATTGCTTATAACAAGATTATTGATTTTATTGCTAATGAAAAAGAAGCAGGGGAAGCATTAGTTGACTATTTAATTGATAAGCCAATTTTTAAGGAGCGTTTATTAAGATTTTTAGCAGAACATAGTGAGGTAGCTAGAACTAATCAAATAGAACCTTTAACAAGAGGGATTGCTTCTCATCATGCTGGAATTTTACCTGCTTGGAAGGAGTTAGTAGAAAGATTGTTTGAATTGGGATTAGTTAAAATTGTTTTTGCTACGGCAACTTTGGCGGCGGGTATTAATATGCCTGCGAGAACAACGGTTATTTCTGCTTTGAAAAAACGTAGTGATGATGGACACCGTTTATTAACTCCTTCTGAGTTCTTGCAAATTGCTGGGAGGGCTGGTAGAAGGGGCATGGATAAGGTGGGGTATGTGGTGACAGTTCAAACTCCTTTTGAGGGGGCTTTAGTGGCTTCTAAATTGGCAAAAGCAACTCCTGAACCTTTACGCAGTCAGTTTACTCCTAGTTACGGCATGGTTTTGAATTTATTGCAGAAACATTCGATTGAGGAAGCAAAGGAGTTATTAGAGCTTAGTTTTGCAGAGTATTTAGCGGAAATTCAGTTATCCCCCCAAGAAGATGCGATCGCATCTTACACTACAGAAATAACTAGATTAGACATAAGTTTAGCGGACTTTAATAGTAAAGAGATTACAGCTTATGAAAAATTAAAGGAAAGAAGAAAGCAAGAAAAAAAAGTACTCAAATTATTTGAGAGAAATTGGTTGCAACAAAAACAGAAATCGATTCTTCCCCAATTAGAAGATTTAGAAATTGGTAATATTCTTGATTTAAGTCGTCATCATAAGAAAAATGCCTATGAAACTCAAGGAGTTTTTGTTAACTATGTAGTTAATGGTAATCAAAGATTTTTGCTTTGTTTAGGGAAAGATAATAAATGGTATCTCGCTTCTTTCACTGATGTGGTGGATATTAACAGTGGTAGAATACCCCATTCTTTGATTGAAAAATTATATCTCCCAGAAACTCCGGAAATTAGGGCAGGGATGATTAATCCGGGTGATGAGGAATCTTTAACGGTTTCTCAATTAATTGCCGAATATGCCCAAGAAAGTGCACCCCCTAGCGAAGAAATTATTTATCAAATTCAACGTATCGAAGAAGTAGAAAATGCGATCGCATCTCATCCTTTAGATAAAATAGATAACATCAATCAAATTGTCAAAAACAATCGTAAGCGACAACAACTCAAACAAGAATTAAGCAGAATTCAAAGTCAATATCAACGCTATAAGGCAAATAGTTCCTATTATTGGCAAGAATTTCTTGCTTTAATCGAAATATTGAGAGAATTTGGAGCATTAGAAGGCTATCAACCCACAGCCTTGGGAATCGCCGCCGCTACTATTAGGGGAGAAAACGAATTATGGCTAGGATTAGCTTTAACATCCCATCGATTAGATTATTTGACACCTCATCACCTTGCAGGAGTCATCACCGCTCTAACCACAGAATCATTACGCTCTGATACATGGGTAAGTTATCAACCATCTCCAGAAGTATTAGACGCTTTAGGGGTTCAAAAAATAGACGATGTGAGTTATAGTCCAGAATCAGAATTATGGGAAATCCGTCGCAAATTGTATCAGGCACAAACAAGACGAGATATTTCTATGCCCGTGTGGTTAGAAAGAGATTTAATCGGATTAGCCGAAGCATGGTGTTTAGGGGCTAGTTGGGAAGAAATTTGCAACAATACAACCCTTGATGAAGGAGACATCGTTCGAGTTTTAAGGCGCACTGTGGATGTGTTAGTGCAGATACCTCAAGTGCCTAGCCTAGATTTTAGTTTAATTCAAACAGCGAAAGAAGCCGCAAAATCCATGAAACGTTTTCCCATATAATTTTGATTTCATTTTTGGATTGGGGTATTAGGGTATTAGGGTATTAGGGCAGGGCTGTTTAAAAGTAGAAATACAAAAACGCTAAAACTATTGCCAGTAAAAGAATATAGGGTTTTAGAGCTTTGAGGATTAAGAAGTAGTTAAAAATGTTGAGATTATCAATTTATAACCATAAACCATTAAAAACTATTGCAAGAGTGCCTATTCCCCAACTGAGTTCGATGAAAAAAGTATCGAAAAATAAAGCGCCCTCGAGTTATCATCGAGCCAATTTTGGAATAAAAAATTATTAAATTTAGGAAAAACTCATTTAAAATCAATTTATTCAGCTTTTTTGTCAATAATTATTACTTTTAACTCCGAACTCCGAACTCCGAACTCAGGTATTCCCTGTCTTAACCAGAAAATTTTAGAGTGAAACACCCCTGCTATTTAGAGGCGATAAAGGGGGGTTTGCCTCTTACGTTTTGACCATTGCCCTTTTATTTTCTTAATTGTTAATGGAAATCTCAGGTTATTATAGTTGTTAGTTTGTCTTTGGTTAGGGTTGAATTTTATGTCTGAAGTGGAAAAAATTTTGTTAGTAGATGATGAACCAGGAATAAGAGAGTCTGTACAAGCCTACTTAAGTTGTAATGATGATTGGGATGTGAAAGTAGCTAGTAATGCAAAAGAAGCGTGGGAAAAAATACAAGAGGATATTCCCGATTTAATTATTTCCGATATTATGATGCCTGAAGTTGACGGCTTACAGTTTCTTGCTCAGTTACGTCAAGATAGTCGTTATAGTAATGTGCCAGTAGTGTTTTTGACTGCCAAAGGTATGACAAGCGATCGCATCGAGGGATATACGGCGGGATGTGATGCTTATTTACCAAAACCTTTTGATCCTGATGAATTAGAAGCCATTGTGGCTAATTTACTGGCAAAAAGGAGAAATAGTAAAGAAAATGAAGGATCTAGCAATGTGCAGTTAGATGAGTTATTAAGAGATGTTAAGGATATTAAAGATCGCTTAGAAGGTAGTGGAAAATTTACAACGGTGGACTCTCCCATCAAAATTGATTTAACTCCCAGAGAGCAAAGTGTTTTAGACTTAGTAGCACAGGGATTAATGAATAAAGAAATAGCTAAAACCTTAGACACAAGTGTCCGTAATGTGGAAAAATATGTTAGTCGTTTGTTTAGTAAAACAGGTACAAATAGTCGTACTGAGTTAGTAAGATTTGCGTTGAAACAAGGATTGACCGAATGATTCCTCTACAACAACAACGGGCGTGGGTTAACATTAATCATCACAACTTAACCCACAATGTGAAGGTGTTAAAACAATGGCTAAATTCAGGCACAAAGCTCATGACAGTTATCAAAGCGGATGCCTATGGTCATGGTGCTGTTAAAGTCGCCCAAACAGTTATCAAAGCTGGAGTTGATGCAATTGCGATCGCAACTTTACTGGAGGGAATTGAGTTAAGACAAGCAGGAATAGAAGCACCGATTTTAATTTTAGGGGCAATTAACACCGCCGATGAAGTCAAAGAAATTGTTAAACATAATCTTGAAGCCACTTTATGCAGTCCACATCAAGCTCAGGTTTTCGCTGATACTTTGCAGAGTTTAAACCATGTTTTACCAGTGCATCTGAAATTAGACACAGGAATGTCAAGATTAGGTACTCATTGGCATAATGCGGTGGATTTTGTCAAATATGTACAGCAATTTCCTCAATTACAACTCAAAAGCGTTTATTCTCATCTTGCCACCGCCGATGAAGAAGATACAACGGTGATGAAACAACAACAATCTCGTTTTGAAGAAGCAGTTTCCGCCCTTAAAAGTGCCAATATTTCCATTCCCTGCCTACATTTAGCCAATTCTGCAGGAACTCTGTGCGATCCCAGTTTGCATTATGATTTAGTCAGAGTTGGATTAGCCTTATATGGATTATATCCTGCTCCCCATTTACGTCATATAGTG is a window from the Cyanobacterium sp. Dongsha4 genome containing:
- a CDS encoding DM13 domain-containing protein, producing the protein MKRTAIIVFSVVPAIVAVMLPDVCAMIKPTQPLSGQIETSGQLIGMKMPMFVSGEHPTSGSVSVVKEGENEYIEFGEDFKTDSGPDLFVILHKNKDVIGTTKAPTHSIKEGDYVTLEPLKKVKGKQRYKIPSEINLENYKSVAIWCRQFNATFGAATLP
- a CDS encoding phasin family protein; this translates as MENNDWLKQILMIGVGTTSLAAEKIKEVSEQWVKEGKINPDQAKNMVDDIMKQIQSDQGNLQAQMERQIRNVLQDLGVSRQSEVDELRGRIDRLERQVRELENKLWR
- a CDS encoding ABC transporter ATP-binding protein is translated as MIATANLSDNNDTQNLAVVETYKLSKVYVTGFWMNKKVPSLNDCTLKVYKGETFGLLGPNGAGKTTLLKTLLGIIRPTSGKALLLGKPLGDRQVKQRLGYLPENAYYYDFLTAWEFLSFIADLFKIPKSQQKQKILQLLDLVGLAKQTAQKKQLRQYSKGMMQRVGMAQALINDPEIVFFDEPMSGLDPLGRYQVRQIILSLKEQGKTIFFNSHVLSDVEKICDRIAILARGELLKVGSLDEILGTKKSYHVVLKQGENNIDWNQWLTHIKQENNFISGELTGNQQEFIHYVKSISAELISMNLSRDSLEEYFIRILEEKGITSSQ
- the tnpB gene encoding IS200/IS605 family element RNA-guided endonuclease TnpB, with the translated sequence MLKAYKYRIYPTDEQKLLLAKTFGCCRWFYNHSLNLTNETYKATGKGLSRNEIINKLPELKKENEWLTEAPSQTLQQVALDLSSAFLNFFEKRCSIPKFKKKGNKQSVRFPQGIKLDGDYLTLPKLKKVYCKVSRLPVGKLKSVTVSMTSSGKYFASCLYDDGQDLPEQNSEGKAVGIDLGVKDFAITSDGSKYGNPNHYRKYEQKLAKKQKRLAKKQKGSNNRNKARKAVAKVHEKITRCREDFLHKLSRKLVDENQVVCVENLAVKNIVGNHKLAKSISDCGWGQFCTMLKYKAEWEGKYYIEVDRFFPSSKTCNHCLHQVDNLSLDIRSWQCPKCGTIHDRDVNAAKNIRDEGLRILAVGHIASASGERVRPSKGTAFVRHRSGKEESLVTSQG
- a CDS encoding SRPBCC family protein, with product MTNWLEHSVQIEVNAPIDLVWSLWSDLEQMPQWMKWIDSVHILADDPDLSRWRLASGGFEFSWLSRIVKLEKNQIIQWESVDGLPNRGAVRFYDRHSNNSIVRLTVAYAIPGIIGKLMDNLFLGQVVESTLKADLERFKNYIETKKSKLS
- a CDS encoding DEAD/DEAH box helicase; the encoded protein is MNSIKLDFNTIFPYQLDEFQQEAISYLDENKSVVVTAPTGSGKTMIGEYAIYRALTNGKRVFYTTPLKALSNQKFRDFQDKFGQTWLENSGVYAEIGLITGDTIINPNAPVVIMTTEIFRNMLYSTPIGEVGTSVQDVQTVVLDECHYISDMSRGTVWEESIIYCPSHIQLVALSATIGNPEDLCRWINSVRKANLQQGKISECVLVNSDFRPVPLKFYFSHSRGLFPLFSEKNSQNLKLNSQLKRLLATNKRGRFSQRDCPSIKTIVQQLSNNNMLPAIYIIFSRRGCDQAVESLSYLNLVTVEESRKILLYLLYFLMIENLELQAKIIEFAKKEHEIAYNKIIDFIANEKEAGEALVDYLIDKPIFKERLLRFLAEHSEVARTNQIEPLTRGIASHHAGILPAWKELVERLFELGLVKIVFATATLAAGINMPARTTVISALKKRSDDGHRLLTPSEFLQIAGRAGRRGMDKVGYVVTVQTPFEGALVASKLAKATPEPLRSQFTPSYGMVLNLLQKHSIEEAKELLELSFAEYLAEIQLSPQEDAIASYTTEITRLDISLADFNSKEITAYEKLKERRKQEKKVLKLFERNWLQQKQKSILPQLEDLEIGNILDLSRHHKKNAYETQGVFVNYVVNGNQRFLLCLGKDNKWYLASFTDVVDINSGRIPHSLIEKLYLPETPEIRAGMINPGDEESLTVSQLIAEYAQESAPPSEEIIYQIQRIEEVENAIASHPLDKIDNINQIVKNNRKRQQLKQELSRIQSQYQRYKANSSYYWQEFLALIEILREFGALEGYQPTALGIAAATIRGENELWLGLALTSHRLDYLTPHHLAGVITALTTESLRSDTWVSYQPSPEVLDALGVQKIDDVSYSPESELWEIRRKLYQAQTRRDISMPVWLERDLIGLAEAWCLGASWEEICNNTTLDEGDIVRVLRRTVDVLVQIPQVPSLDFSLIQTAKEAAKSMKRFPI
- a CDS encoding response regulator transcription factor; translated protein: MSEVEKILLVDDEPGIRESVQAYLSCNDDWDVKVASNAKEAWEKIQEDIPDLIISDIMMPEVDGLQFLAQLRQDSRYSNVPVVFLTAKGMTSDRIEGYTAGCDAYLPKPFDPDELEAIVANLLAKRRNSKENEGSSNVQLDELLRDVKDIKDRLEGSGKFTTVDSPIKIDLTPREQSVLDLVAQGLMNKEIAKTLDTSVRNVEKYVSRLFSKTGTNSRTELVRFALKQGLTE
- the alr gene encoding alanine racemase; the encoded protein is MIPLQQQRAWVNINHHNLTHNVKVLKQWLNSGTKLMTVIKADAYGHGAVKVAQTVIKAGVDAIAIATLLEGIELRQAGIEAPILILGAINTADEVKEIVKHNLEATLCSPHQAQVFADTLQSLNHVLPVHLKLDTGMSRLGTHWHNAVDFVKYVQQFPQLQLKSVYSHLATADEEDTTVMKQQQSRFEEAVSALKSANISIPCLHLANSAGTLCDPSLHYDLVRVGLALYGLYPAPHLRHIVPLKPVLEVKARITQIKTIPAHTGVSYGHTFRCDRPLKIAVVGIGYADGIPRLLSNKMNVILQGKLAPQIGNITMDQLMIDVTAFPDLEVGEIVTLLGEEGEIAISADDWANAIGTISWEILCSFKHRLPRINLYET